In Pedobacter sp. WC2423, the following are encoded in one genomic region:
- a CDS encoding SGNH/GDSL hydrolase family protein encodes MKRLIQTMAFLATGCLLLTFMAMKAKSKKIIFFGDSITQQGAQPGGYVDLISKKLNAPAYEVIGAGIGGNKVYDLYLRLEDDVLNKKPDLVVIYIGVNDVWHKQSSHTGTDLDKFVKFYQALIHKIQTNGAKVVVCTPAVIGEKKSGTNELDAELDTYSAAIRELAITNKLVLCDLRKLFTEYDLQHNPQDLPKGILTTDGVHLNEKGNQTLAAALIPLVK; translated from the coding sequence ATGAAAAGACTGATTCAAACTATGGCATTTCTGGCTACAGGATGCTTGTTACTTACTTTTATGGCTATGAAAGCCAAATCTAAAAAGATTATTTTCTTTGGGGATTCTATTACCCAGCAAGGTGCCCAACCGGGAGGCTATGTTGATCTGATCAGCAAAAAACTGAATGCTCCGGCATATGAAGTTATTGGAGCGGGTATTGGCGGGAATAAGGTTTATGATCTTTACCTGCGTTTAGAAGATGACGTTTTAAATAAAAAACCAGACCTGGTTGTTATTTATATTGGTGTAAATGACGTTTGGCACAAACAGAGTTCTCATACGGGAACGGATCTGGATAAATTTGTAAAATTCTACCAGGCATTAATTCATAAAATTCAGACTAATGGTGCTAAGGTTGTCGTTTGTACACCAGCAGTTATTGGAGAGAAAAAGAGTGGTACCAATGAACTGGATGCTGAGCTGGATACCTATTCGGCAGCGATCAGAGAGCTGGCCATTACTAATAAATTGGTGTTATGTGATTTGAGAAAGTTGTTTACGGAATACGATTTGCAGCATAATCCGCAGGATCTCCCGAAAGGAATCTTAACAACTGATGGCGTACACCTGAATGAAAAAGGTAATCAAACGTTAGCTGCAGCGTTGATACCATTAGTTAAGTAA
- the dnaG gene encoding DNA primase, translated as MIYQDTINKIMDTSRIEEVVGDFVSLKKRGTSLIGNCPFHNEKTPSFHVSVTKGIYKCFGCGKGGDSVRFIMDHEKYSYPEALKYLAQKYNIEVEEKEESPEVQEANNARESLYVVSLYAANYFANELWTGEQGRAIGLSYFKERGFREDIIKKFELGYSPDQWDALILSAASAGHKEEYLEKTGLAIRNEKGKVYDRFRGRVMFPIHNFTGRVIGFGGRTLKTDKNVPKYVNSPESDIYHKSNVLYGLFQAKKAIRDLDNCYLVEGYADVLSVHQANIENVVASSGTSLTIEQIRLIGRFTQNVTILYDGDAAGIKASLRGLDMILEEGLNVKVVNFPDSHDPDSYMHKVGAGAFKIYIENNRKDFILYKADTLLKEAGTDPIKRAGIIRDIVESIAKIPDDIKASVFIRECSHLLQVEERMLMTELNKIRSAKFKKGGQGQGQQQGYQQGYQQKSSNTNQHSPYPDGPPDNLFDDNAPMDLQETETRLDDDLLQEHEIVRLLLAFGHELVSWDNIDNMYIGSFIMQNLSDVTFEDETCKLIIQNYKEEIENGHLPVANQFIKNSDRNVADLAITLSSSPYSLSENWYNKHKIYVRDETVNLKATILGGLFHLKKRKVDRILLGLLQDIKVETDAVNQEILMQRYAHIKNVEREISRFLGSVVIK; from the coding sequence ATGATATATCAGGATACTATTAACAAAATCATGGACACCTCCCGTATTGAGGAGGTTGTTGGTGATTTTGTGTCTTTAAAGAAGCGTGGGACCAGCTTAATTGGTAATTGCCCTTTTCATAATGAGAAAACACCATCTTTTCACGTATCGGTAACGAAAGGTATTTATAAGTGCTTTGGTTGCGGTAAGGGGGGAGATTCTGTGCGTTTTATTATGGACCACGAGAAGTATTCTTATCCTGAGGCCTTAAAATACCTGGCGCAGAAATACAATATTGAGGTTGAGGAGAAGGAAGAGAGCCCGGAAGTTCAGGAGGCTAATAATGCAAGGGAAAGTTTATATGTAGTGTCTTTGTATGCGGCAAATTATTTTGCCAATGAACTGTGGACAGGGGAGCAGGGACGTGCAATTGGTTTAAGCTATTTTAAAGAGCGCGGTTTCCGGGAAGATATCATTAAGAAATTCGAGCTGGGCTATTCTCCTGATCAGTGGGATGCATTGATCTTAAGTGCGGCTTCGGCAGGACATAAAGAGGAGTATCTGGAAAAGACTGGTCTGGCGATCCGCAATGAGAAAGGAAAGGTTTATGACCGCTTCCGGGGCAGGGTCATGTTCCCGATTCATAATTTTACGGGCAGGGTGATCGGTTTTGGCGGCCGTACACTGAAAACAGATAAGAATGTCCCGAAATATGTCAATTCTCCTGAGAGTGATATTTACCATAAGTCGAATGTGCTTTATGGGTTGTTTCAGGCCAAAAAAGCGATCCGCGATTTAGATAATTGTTACCTGGTAGAGGGATATGCAGATGTGCTTTCTGTACATCAGGCAAATATTGAAAATGTGGTAGCCTCTTCGGGTACTTCATTAACGATTGAACAGATCAGACTGATCGGACGTTTTACGCAGAATGTAACCATTTTATATGATGGGGATGCTGCGGGAATTAAAGCTTCGCTGCGTGGGCTGGATATGATTCTGGAAGAAGGGCTGAATGTGAAAGTTGTTAACTTTCCTGATAGCCATGATCCGGATTCTTATATGCACAAGGTTGGAGCCGGTGCTTTTAAAATTTATATAGAGAATAACCGTAAGGATTTTATTCTTTACAAGGCGGATACGCTGTTAAAGGAAGCGGGGACAGACCCGATTAAACGTGCAGGCATTATCAGGGATATTGTAGAAAGTATCGCGAAGATACCTGATGATATTAAAGCTTCTGTATTTATCAGGGAATGTAGTCATTTGCTCCAGGTAGAGGAACGGATGTTAATGACTGAGCTGAACAAAATCCGTTCTGCGAAGTTTAAAAAGGGTGGACAAGGTCAGGGACAGCAGCAGGGATACCAACAAGGATATCAACAGAAATCTTCCAATACAAACCAGCATTCTCCTTATCCGGATGGCCCTCCTGATAACCTGTTTGATGACAATGCACCTATGGATCTTCAGGAAACGGAGACCCGGCTGGATGATGATTTATTGCAGGAACATGAGATTGTAAGGCTTTTGCTGGCTTTTGGACATGAGCTGGTAAGCTGGGATAACATTGATAACATGTATATCGGTTCATTTATCATGCAGAATCTTTCTGATGTTACTTTTGAGGATGAAACTTGTAAGCTGATTATTCAGAATTACAAAGAAGAAATTGAGAACGGACATTTGCCGGTGGCAAATCAGTTCATTAAAAATAGTGACCGTAATGTTGCGGATTTAGCGATTACTTTATCCAGTTCTCCTTACTCACTGAGTGAAAACTGGTATAACAAGCATAAGATTTATGTTCGGGATGAAACTGTTAATTTAAAAGCTACTATTCTGGGCGGGCTTTTCCATTTAAAAAAGAGAAAGGTTGACCGTATCCTGCTTGGTTTATTACAGGACATAAAAGTAGAAACGGATGCTGTAAACCAGGAGATCCTGATGCAGCGGTATGCACACATTAAAAATGTGGAACGTGAAATTTCCAGATTTTTAGGTTCTGTTGTGATCAAATAA
- a CDS encoding SPOR domain-containing protein: MKTLFTFIICCFSFAGFAQKRGEVVIVKDPLVDSLIEKRIALSKKAAPGTGHRSGAIVSPMGFRVQVFYGSDRRQTFNEQARFKSAYPKLNTYITYKEPNYYLRVGDFRTRLEAQRLMNELRSTFPTLFIFREKINAPRL, from the coding sequence ATGAAAACACTTTTTACATTTATTATTTGTTGCTTTTCTTTTGCTGGCTTTGCCCAGAAAAGAGGAGAAGTGGTCATTGTGAAAGATCCGCTGGTAGACAGCCTGATCGAGAAAAGGATCGCTTTAAGCAAAAAAGCAGCTCCGGGAACGGGGCACAGAAGTGGAGCAATTGTTTCACCGATGGGTTTTCGTGTACAGGTATTTTATGGTTCGGACCGCAGACAGACCTTTAATGAACAGGCACGTTTTAAATCGGCTTATCCAAAGCTGAACACCTATATTACTTATAAAGAACCAAATTATTATCTCCGTGTGGGCGATTTCAGAACGCGTCTGGAAGCTCAGAGACTGATGAATGAACTCAGGTCAACGTTTCCGACTTTGTTCATCTTCAGAGAAAAAATCAATGCACCCCGTTTATAG
- the secA gene encoding preprotein translocase subunit SecA, whose protein sequence is MLGFLTKVFGSKSERDIKAIQPLVIKINEEYAKLSALSNDELRNKTVYFKDIIAKSLAEIDTQISTLKTDADSQDLSLPEKTAIYERIDVLVKDRDKELEVVLMEILPAAFAVVKETSRRFAENPTLEVTASAYDREYAARRANVKIEGDKAYWANSWDAAGSTVVWNMVHYDVQLIGGIVLHNGKIAEMATGEGKTLVSTLPAYLNALAGQGVHIVTVNDYLARRDSEWNGPLFEFHGIRVDCIDKHEPNSQERRNAYLADITYGTNNEFGFDYLRDNMAQEPGQLVQRKLHFAMVDEVDSVLIDDARTPLIISGPVPFGDQHEFHELKPRIERLVNAQREYVTKALNEAKKLIADGKTGTEEGEGGLALLRAYRGLPKNKALIKFLSEGNNKNILLKTENSYMADQSKNMPKVDSHLYFYIDEKNNQVELTEKGIELITKSGEDEHFFVLPDVGTEIAEIEKSTLESEDKIAQKDALMRDYSIKAERVHSVNQLLKAYTLFEMDVEYIIDEGKIKIVDEQTGRIMDGRRYSDGLHQAIEAKENVKVEDASQTYATVTLQNFFRMYHKLCGMTGTATTEAGEFWSIYKLDVVEIPTNRVMQRMDEQDYVYRTVREKYNALAEEIVKLTQAGRPVLVGTTSVEISELLSRMLKLRGIKHNVLNAKMHQKEADIVAEAGQAGTVTIATNMAGRGTDIKLGAGVKEAGGLAIVGTERHESRRVDRQLRGRAGRQGDPGSSQFFVSLEDNLMRLFGSERISNIMVKMGIEDGEVIQHSMITKSIERAQKKVEENNFGIRKRLLEYDDVMNSQRSVIYAKRKNALFGERLDVDMNNMVFDVAEDVVSEYKEAGNYEGFKLEVIKNFSLDTDITEAEFSSRSIHILTDKLFEEATTFYARKSENIILQAMPVLTQVFEERGEHIEQIVVPFTDGIRSIQVPVELRKAIANHGREVTKSFEKTIVLALIDESWKEHLREMDELKQSVQNAVYEQKDPLIIYKMEAFNLFKNMLNAVNKEVVSFLYKGGIPMQQEADDIKEVREPRPAPSKLQLSKPEFASSTSTGDVQFEDTREPVPQQPIRKEVTIGRNDPCPCGSGKKYKNCHGAGL, encoded by the coding sequence ATGCTGGGATTTTTAACCAAAGTTTTTGGAAGCAAATCAGAAAGAGATATTAAGGCAATCCAACCACTTGTCATTAAGATAAATGAAGAATACGCTAAGCTTTCGGCCTTAAGCAATGATGAATTGCGTAACAAAACTGTCTATTTTAAAGACATTATAGCCAAATCTTTAGCGGAGATTGATACTCAAATTAGTACCCTGAAAACTGATGCTGATAGTCAGGATTTATCATTACCTGAAAAAACTGCCATTTATGAGCGGATCGATGTATTGGTAAAAGACAGAGATAAAGAATTAGAAGTTGTATTGATGGAAATTCTTCCGGCTGCTTTTGCAGTGGTGAAAGAAACCTCAAGACGTTTTGCTGAAAATCCAACTCTTGAAGTTACAGCTTCTGCCTACGACAGAGAATATGCAGCACGCAGAGCTAACGTAAAAATTGAAGGTGATAAAGCTTACTGGGCCAATTCATGGGATGCTGCGGGAAGTACAGTAGTATGGAACATGGTTCACTATGATGTTCAGTTAATCGGTGGTATCGTATTACATAATGGTAAAATTGCTGAGATGGCAACGGGTGAGGGTAAAACGCTGGTAAGTACATTACCTGCTTACCTGAATGCTTTAGCTGGTCAGGGTGTACACATTGTAACAGTGAATGATTACCTGGCACGACGTGACTCGGAGTGGAATGGCCCTTTATTCGAATTCCATGGTATCAGAGTAGATTGTATCGATAAACACGAGCCTAACTCTCAGGAACGCAGAAATGCTTACCTGGCTGATATTACTTATGGTACAAATAATGAGTTTGGGTTTGATTATCTGCGTGACAATATGGCGCAGGAGCCAGGTCAGTTAGTACAACGCAAATTGCACTTTGCAATGGTGGATGAGGTCGATTCCGTATTAATTGACGATGCACGTACTCCATTGATTATCTCAGGTCCGGTTCCTTTTGGAGATCAGCATGAGTTTCATGAGCTGAAACCAAGAATCGAACGTCTGGTAAATGCACAAAGAGAATATGTGACTAAAGCTTTAAATGAAGCTAAAAAATTAATTGCAGATGGTAAAACCGGAACTGAAGAAGGCGAAGGTGGTTTAGCTTTATTAAGAGCATACCGTGGTTTACCGAAAAATAAAGCACTGATCAAGTTTTTAAGTGAAGGAAATAACAAAAATATCCTGCTAAAAACTGAAAACAGCTACATGGCTGATCAGTCGAAAAATATGCCTAAAGTAGATTCACATTTATATTTCTATATCGATGAGAAAAACAACCAGGTAGAATTAACGGAAAAAGGAATTGAGCTGATCACTAAATCTGGTGAGGATGAGCATTTCTTCGTGTTGCCTGATGTAGGTACTGAAATTGCTGAAATTGAGAAATCAACTTTAGAAAGCGAAGATAAGATTGCTCAGAAAGATGCTTTGATGCGGGATTACTCGATCAAAGCTGAACGTGTTCACTCTGTCAATCAATTGTTAAAAGCTTATACCTTATTCGAAATGGATGTAGAATACATCATCGATGAGGGAAAAATCAAAATTGTAGATGAGCAGACTGGTCGTATTATGGATGGCCGTCGTTATTCTGATGGTTTACACCAGGCGATTGAGGCTAAAGAAAATGTGAAAGTAGAAGATGCTTCACAAACTTATGCGACAGTTACTTTACAGAACTTCTTCAGAATGTACCATAAGTTATGTGGTATGACTGGTACAGCAACAACTGAAGCTGGTGAGTTCTGGTCTATCTACAAACTGGATGTGGTAGAGATACCTACAAACAGAGTGATGCAGAGAATGGATGAGCAGGATTACGTTTACCGTACTGTTCGTGAAAAATATAATGCACTTGCAGAAGAAATCGTAAAATTAACACAGGCGGGAAGACCAGTACTGGTGGGTACTACCTCTGTAGAGATTTCTGAGCTGTTAAGCCGCATGCTGAAGTTACGTGGTATTAAACACAACGTACTGAATGCGAAAATGCACCAGAAAGAGGCTGATATTGTAGCTGAAGCTGGTCAGGCCGGAACGGTTACGATTGCAACCAACATGGCTGGTCGTGGTACGGATATTAAATTAGGTGCTGGTGTTAAAGAAGCAGGTGGTTTAGCTATCGTTGGTACAGAGCGTCATGAGTCGCGTCGTGTAGACAGACAGTTACGTGGTCGTGCAGGTCGTCAGGGAGATCCGGGTTCTTCTCAGTTCTTCGTGTCACTGGAAGATAACTTAATGCGTTTATTCGGTTCTGAGCGTATTTCTAATATCATGGTCAAAATGGGAATTGAAGATGGTGAAGTAATTCAGCATTCAATGATTACCAAATCTATTGAGCGTGCACAGAAAAAAGTAGAAGAAAATAACTTTGGTATCCGTAAGCGTTTGCTGGAATATGATGATGTGATGAATTCACAGCGTTCTGTAATCTATGCAAAACGTAAAAATGCTTTGTTTGGTGAGCGTCTTGATGTAGACATGAACAACATGGTATTTGATGTGGCTGAAGATGTTGTTTCTGAATACAAAGAGGCTGGTAACTACGAAGGTTTCAAATTAGAGGTCATTAAAAACTTCTCTTTGGATACTGATATTACTGAAGCTGAATTCAGTTCAAGAAGCATTCATATTTTAACAGACAAGTTGTTTGAAGAAGCAACTACGTTTTACGCTAGAAAATCTGAGAACATCATTCTTCAGGCGATGCCGGTATTAACACAGGTGTTTGAAGAACGTGGTGAGCATATTGAGCAAATCGTTGTTCCTTTTACTGATGGAATCAGAAGTATCCAGGTTCCTGTAGAATTGAGAAAAGCGATAGCCAATCATGGTAGAGAAGTGACGAAGTCGTTTGAGAAAACTATCGTTCTTGCTTTAATCGATGAATCATGGAAAGAGCATCTGCGTGAAATGGACGAGTTAAAACAGTCTGTACAGAATGCAGTTTATGAGCAGAAAGATCCGTTAATCATTTACAAAATGGAAGCTTTCAATTTGTTTAAAAACATGTTGAATGCAGTCAATAAAGAAGTAGTAAGTTTCTTATATAAAGGTGGTATCCCGATGCAGCAGGAAGCTGATGACATCAAGGAGGTAAGGGAACCAAGGCCAGCGCCAAGCAAATTGCAACTGTCAAAACCTGAATTTGCTTCTTCAACCAGTACAGGTGATGTGCAGTTTGAGGATACGCGTGAGCCGGTTCCGCAACAGCCAATCCGTAAAGAAGTTACTATCGGAAGAAACGATCCTTGTCCTTGTGGAAGCGGCAAGAAATACAAAAACTGCCATGGTGCAGGACTGTAA
- a CDS encoding M20 family metallopeptidase, with protein MINKEQIQNLANTIFQDVVGYRQHLHMNPELSFEEFQTSAFIQDKLTSWGIPFTRMANTGVVGLIKGDLPSDEVIALRGDMDALPIVEANDKPYVSKNAGVMHACGHDVHTSSLLGAAYILNEMKAEFGGTVKLIFQPGEEILPGGASLMIAEGVLENPRPASIIGQHVMPWIDAGKVGFRSGIYMASADELYVTVKGKGGHGAQPQQNIDPVLITSHIIVALQQIVSRNADPRLPSVLSFGKVIANGATNIIPNEVKIEGTFRTLNEEWRAEAKRLMKKMAEGIAESMGGSCEFNIMHGYPFLVNEEKLTASARGYAEDYLGKENVVDLDIWMAAEDFAYYSQVTDACFYRLGTGNEAKGTKYSVHHPNFDVDEDALKISTGLMAYIALKQLGN; from the coding sequence ATGATCAACAAAGAACAGATTCAAAATTTAGCAAATACTATATTTCAGGATGTTGTAGGTTATCGTCAGCATCTTCATATGAATCCGGAACTTTCTTTTGAAGAGTTCCAGACCTCCGCATTTATTCAGGATAAGCTGACCTCGTGGGGCATCCCTTTTACGCGTATGGCCAATACTGGTGTAGTAGGTCTGATTAAGGGGGATCTGCCGTCTGACGAGGTGATCGCGCTTCGTGGAGATATGGATGCTTTGCCAATTGTTGAAGCGAATGACAAGCCTTATGTATCGAAAAATGCAGGGGTTATGCATGCCTGCGGACATGATGTACATACTTCATCTTTGTTAGGTGCTGCTTATATTCTGAATGAGATGAAGGCAGAATTTGGTGGAACGGTTAAATTGATTTTCCAGCCGGGTGAGGAAATTCTTCCGGGTGGGGCAAGTTTGATGATCGCTGAAGGGGTACTGGAGAATCCAAGGCCGGCGAGTATTATCGGACAGCATGTGATGCCATGGATAGATGCTGGAAAAGTAGGTTTCCGTTCCGGGATTTATATGGCATCTGCGGATGAATTGTATGTAACGGTTAAAGGAAAAGGCGGACATGGGGCGCAACCTCAGCAGAACATCGATCCTGTGCTGATTACGTCTCATATTATTGTGGCTTTACAACAGATTGTAAGCCGTAATGCAGATCCAAGGTTACCGTCTGTACTTTCTTTTGGAAAGGTGATTGCCAATGGTGCGACTAATATTATTCCGAATGAAGTAAAGATTGAAGGGACTTTCAGAACACTGAATGAGGAATGGCGTGCGGAAGCGAAACGTTTGATGAAGAAAATGGCTGAGGGGATTGCGGAAAGTATGGGTGGCAGTTGTGAGTTTAATATCATGCATGGCTATCCGTTCTTAGTGAATGAGGAAAAATTAACGGCTAGTGCAAGAGGTTATGCGGAAGATTATTTAGGGAAAGAAAATGTAGTTGATCTGGATATATGGATGGCTGCGGAAGATTTCGCTTATTATTCTCAGGTTACTGATGCTTGTTTCTATCGTTTAGGTACGGGAAATGAAGCTAAGGGGACTAAATATTCTGTACATCATCCAAATTTTGATGTAGATGAAGATGCGTTGAAAATATCTACTGGCCTGATGGCTTATATCGCTTTAAAGCAATTGGGGAACTAA
- a CDS encoding YraN family protein has translation MAAHNELGRRGEQLASSYLEQLGYRILEKNWVFKRAEIDLIAFYDSKLIFVEVKTRSSVGHGEPEDFVDWKKEKQMEFASAIYIDRKNHQGEIRYDIVAIVFENEQLYKINHIEDAFWPN, from the coding sequence ATGGCAGCGCATAACGAACTGGGAAGAAGGGGAGAGCAATTGGCCTCGTCCTATTTAGAGCAGCTCGGTTATCGCATTCTGGAGAAGAACTGGGTGTTTAAGAGAGCCGAAATAGACCTGATTGCTTTTTATGACAGTAAGCTTATTTTCGTGGAGGTAAAAACCCGTAGCTCTGTGGGGCACGGCGAACCGGAAGATTTTGTGGACTGGAAAAAGGAGAAGCAAATGGAATTCGCGTCCGCTATTTATATTGACCGGAAGAACCACCAGGGGGAAATCCGGTATGATATTGTTGCAATTGTTTTTGAAAATGAACAACTTTATAAAATTAATCATATTGAAGATGCATTTTGGCCAAACTAA